A genomic stretch from Corynebacterium faecale includes:
- the rpsI gene encoding 30S ribosomal protein S9: MSEPIQNENVESNVADAADIAAAAAATEEFTNTIGDAIATPSEEETFEAAPAVLDGPIQTVGRRKRAIVRVRLVAGSGEITCNGRSLEDYFPNKLHQQLIKAPLVLLDRENQFDIQANLGGGGPTGQAGAFRLAIARALNAYNPAERPALKKAGFLTRDARAVERKKAGLHKARRAPQYSKR; encoded by the coding sequence ATGTCCGAGCCTATCCAGAACGAGAACGTAGAAAGCAACGTCGCAGACGCTGCTGACATCGCTGCAGCAGCCGCTGCCACCGAGGAGTTCACCAACACCATCGGTGATGCGATTGCCACTCCTTCCGAGGAAGAGACCTTCGAGGCTGCACCAGCAGTTCTCGACGGCCCGATCCAGACCGTTGGTCGCCGTAAGCGCGCCATCGTCCGCGTCCGCCTGGTCGCCGGTTCCGGCGAGATCACCTGCAACGGTCGCTCCCTGGAGGATTACTTCCCGAACAAGCTGCACCAGCAGCTGATCAAGGCGCCTCTGGTCCTCCTGGACCGCGAGAACCAGTTCGACATCCAGGCAAACCTGGGTGGCGGCGGACCTACCGGTCAGGCTGGCGCTTTCCGCCTCGCCATCGCCCGCGCACTGAACGCCTACAACCCGGCTGAGCGCCCTGCCCTGAAGAAGGCTGGCTTCCTCACCCGTGACGCTCGTGCAGTTGAGCGTAAGAAGGCTGGTCTGCACAAGGCACGTCGTGCCCCGCAGTACTCCAAGCGCTGA
- a CDS encoding sucrase ferredoxin, translating to MTALNTARPNPVRCSDTGVEPLPGTAKTGDRFVLLEHPGAWSRDVLDGDTFAPEFTGRLKKHLKASGMGLQLIRKPGREGRQITGHTVYLVFSDQQVMERLVLDSVEQIMDLDLSAPGQNDAEFGARPVAHPVLLICTHAKRDVCCALKGRPLAAELVADFPSDYVWESSHTKGHRFAPSMMLMPWNYSFGQLNREATTDMLMAAQKGEFFLPGNRGRGTVDARSQVVELAVAGHLISRGETVGLSGFQVDGTQVRLPDGRVFEVEVSQEDVDGVISSCGDAPKVAKSWVATAVTLSS from the coding sequence TTGACTGCGTTAAACACCGCCCGGCCGAACCCTGTCCGCTGCTCCGACACCGGAGTGGAACCACTGCCCGGTACCGCGAAGACCGGTGACCGGTTTGTCCTCCTGGAACATCCCGGGGCCTGGAGTCGCGATGTCCTGGACGGTGACACCTTTGCACCGGAGTTCACCGGTCGGCTGAAGAAACACCTCAAGGCATCCGGTATGGGATTACAGCTCATCCGTAAACCCGGGCGTGAAGGCCGTCAGATCACCGGGCACACCGTGTACCTGGTGTTCAGTGATCAACAGGTCATGGAACGGCTGGTCCTGGACAGCGTGGAGCAGATCATGGACCTGGATCTGAGCGCTCCGGGCCAAAATGATGCAGAGTTCGGCGCCCGTCCGGTAGCTCACCCGGTGCTTCTCATTTGTACGCACGCCAAAAGGGATGTCTGCTGCGCACTCAAGGGGCGCCCACTGGCCGCTGAACTGGTTGCTGACTTCCCGTCTGACTATGTATGGGAGTCCTCGCACACCAAGGGGCACCGCTTCGCACCGTCCATGATGTTGATGCCGTGGAATTACTCCTTCGGGCAGCTGAACCGGGAAGCCACCACCGACATGCTCATGGCAGCGCAGAAGGGTGAGTTCTTCCTCCCCGGCAACCGTGGGCGTGGCACGGTGGATGCCCGCAGCCAGGTGGTGGAGTTGGCTGTTGCCGGGCACCTGATCAGCCGGGGTGAAACAGTGGGGCTGTCTGGATTCCAGGTGGATGGCACCCAGGTGCGACTCCCCGATGGTCGCGTTTTTGAGGTGGAGGTCTCCCAAGAAGACGTCGACGGCGTCATCTCCTCCTGCGGTGATGCGCCCAAGGTGGCTAAGTCCTGGGTGGCCACGGCGGTGACCCTGAGCTCCTGA
- the alr gene encoding alanine racemase translates to MNLLTTRIDLDAIAHNTRLLKARAGTAKLMAVVKADGYNHGMNQVAPVMAANGADAFGVATLDEALALRAGGITQPILCWIWGPEQDWAAAVAADIDLAVISPHHARVLVDAPPTSRRIRVSIKVDTNLHRSGLDEEDWDEVFSLLRDAEHIEVTGVFSHLSCADDPDDGETDRQAEVFRRSITRARELGLEVKENHLCNSPATLTRQDLHFDLVRPGVALYGMEPVSGLDHGLRPAMTWVGAVTVVKPIAQGEGTSYGLTWRADSDGFLAVVPAGYADGVPRMAQDHLRVNINGHYYPQVGRVCMDQFVIFLGSNPHDVSAGDEAVIFGSGGMSATELADSLGTINYEVICRPTGRTVREYTGEGQ, encoded by the coding sequence ATGAATCTCTTGACCACCCGCATCGATCTGGATGCCATCGCCCACAACACCCGTCTGCTGAAAGCCAGGGCGGGCACGGCGAAGCTGATGGCTGTGGTCAAGGCGGACGGATACAACCACGGCATGAATCAGGTGGCGCCGGTCATGGCTGCCAATGGCGCGGATGCCTTCGGTGTGGCCACCCTCGATGAGGCACTCGCCCTGCGCGCCGGCGGCATCACCCAGCCCATCCTGTGCTGGATATGGGGCCCGGAACAGGACTGGGCCGCGGCGGTTGCCGCCGACATTGATCTTGCGGTGATCTCCCCGCACCATGCCAGAGTGCTTGTCGACGCACCCCCCACCTCCCGCAGGATCCGCGTATCCATCAAGGTGGATACTAACCTGCATCGTTCCGGTCTTGATGAGGAGGACTGGGATGAGGTGTTTTCCCTACTCCGCGATGCCGAACATATCGAGGTCACCGGTGTGTTCTCCCATCTGTCCTGTGCCGATGACCCGGATGACGGGGAGACTGACCGCCAGGCGGAGGTGTTCCGTCGCAGCATCACCCGGGCCCGCGAACTCGGCCTGGAGGTGAAGGAGAACCATCTGTGCAACTCTCCGGCCACCCTCACCCGCCAGGACCTCCACTTTGACCTGGTCCGCCCCGGCGTGGCGCTGTATGGCATGGAACCGGTCAGCGGACTGGATCACGGCTTACGTCCCGCCATGACCTGGGTCGGGGCGGTCACCGTGGTGAAGCCCATAGCCCAGGGGGAGGGCACTTCCTATGGCCTCACGTGGCGCGCAGACTCCGATGGTTTCCTCGCCGTGGTGCCAGCAGGTTATGCCGATGGTGTGCCTCGCATGGCACAGGACCATCTCCGGGTGAACATCAACGGCCACTATTATCCCCAGGTGGGCAGGGTGTGCATGGATCAGTTCGTCATCTTCCTGGGCAGCAATCCCCACGATGTCAGTGCGGGTGATGAGGCGGTCATCTTCGGTTCAGGAGGTATGTCCGCCACCGAGCTGGCAGATTCCCTGGGCACCATCAACTATGAGGTCATCTGTCGTCCCACCGGACGGACCGTCCGCGAATACACAGGAGAAGGTCAATGA
- a CDS encoding WXG100 family type VII secretion target: MSNLFRTESDVMLATAGQVDDTNDQVQNELSRLRGVVDSVRGSWAGQAQVSFDALMNRWNDSARQLQEALDSISTNIRANARSFENTEADNSQAFSAVGGGGSGLAL, translated from the coding sequence ATGTCGAATCTTTTTAGGACAGAATCCGATGTCATGCTGGCCACCGCAGGCCAGGTCGATGACACCAATGATCAGGTTCAGAATGAGCTGAGCCGTCTGCGTGGCGTGGTTGATTCCGTGCGTGGCAGCTGGGCAGGCCAGGCGCAGGTGAGTTTTGATGCGCTGATGAACCGCTGGAATGACTCCGCACGCCAACTGCAGGAGGCGCTGGATTCCATTTCCACCAATATCCGCGCGAATGCCAGGTCATTTGAGAACACTGAAGCTGATAACTCGCAGGCTTTCAGCGCCGTCGGTGGCGGTGGCTCCGGCCTGGCCCTCTAG
- a CDS encoding type VII secretion-associated protein: protein MTEVLTVTVLETATIFEGPDTVYRYDIMATGILEGWAIPAVVDQVQQLSSVYWPEVEVIIDADDKVTDMLTKTFIGKGVTSYPIETLREHPLPESEQDPDPDPGPVVMRPTRGRTHRDFFGIRPVHLILTTLFASAVAAVWMLVGGGDAPASPPPQAETLTPTGTPAERAGTGMGRASISVLEGRGFRVEAPPGFQMHEDDDAHVMTGQDPDVRIRIALDPLHGVDPQLVEQEMNQLITADPVLEPQVMVEPGRIGYREDPGDGSEVAWVTWFEDDTQITVGCHTRLEPTVVQKAVCRQVTDSLEIG, encoded by the coding sequence ATGACTGAGGTGTTGACGGTGACGGTGTTGGAAACCGCCACCATCTTTGAGGGGCCGGACACCGTCTATCGCTATGACATCATGGCCACGGGCATCCTGGAGGGCTGGGCCATCCCGGCGGTGGTGGATCAGGTGCAACAGCTGTCCTCGGTGTACTGGCCGGAGGTTGAGGTGATCATCGATGCTGATGACAAGGTTACCGACATGCTGACCAAGACCTTCATCGGCAAGGGCGTGACCTCCTATCCCATCGAGACCCTCCGGGAGCATCCCCTGCCTGAATCCGAGCAGGATCCTGACCCAGATCCTGGCCCGGTGGTGATGAGACCAACCAGGGGGAGGACCCACCGTGATTTCTTCGGCATCAGGCCCGTCCATCTGATTCTGACAACGTTGTTTGCCAGTGCGGTGGCAGCTGTCTGGATGTTGGTGGGCGGAGGCGACGCTCCGGCATCACCTCCGCCGCAGGCAGAGACACTGACGCCCACCGGCACTCCCGCTGAGAGGGCGGGGACGGGGATGGGGAGGGCGTCGATAAGCGTCCTGGAAGGCAGGGGTTTCCGGGTGGAGGCACCACCGGGGTTTCAGATGCATGAGGATGATGATGCCCATGTGATGACCGGGCAGGACCCGGATGTGCGCATCCGGATCGCTCTTGACCCGCTGCACGGGGTGGACCCGCAGCTGGTGGAGCAGGAGATGAACCAGCTCATCACAGCGGATCCGGTGCTGGAACCGCAGGTGATGGTGGAGCCTGGGCGGATCGGCTACAGGGAGGATCCCGGTGATGGGTCAGAGGTGGCGTGGGTGACCTGGTTTGAAGACGACACCCAGATCACCGTGGGGTGCCACACCCGGTTGGAACCCACGGTGGTGCAGAAGGCCGTCTGCCGGCAGGTGACAGATTCGCTTGAGATCGGATGA
- the rplM gene encoding 50S ribosomal protein L13 — MSTYHPKSGDITRKWYVIDATDVVLGRLATHAADLLRGKGKPLYAPNVDCGDHVIIINADKIAVTSNKRDREMRYRHSGYPGGLKSMTLGRSLELHPERVLEESIVGMMPHTKLTAASAKKLHVFAGSEHPYAAQKPETYEIKKVAQ; from the coding sequence GTGTCTACTTACCACCCGAAGAGCGGTGACATCACCCGCAAGTGGTACGTCATCGACGCCACTGACGTGGTCCTGGGTCGCCTGGCTACCCACGCCGCCGACCTGCTTCGCGGCAAGGGCAAGCCCCTGTACGCACCAAACGTCGACTGTGGTGACCACGTCATCATCATCAACGCTGACAAGATTGCAGTCACCTCCAACAAGCGCGATCGCGAGATGCGCTACCGCCACTCCGGTTACCCGGGTGGTCTGAAGTCCATGACCCTGGGCCGTTCCCTGGAACTGCACCCGGAGCGTGTGCTTGAGGAATCCATCGTCGGCATGATGCCGCACACCAAGCTGACCGCCGCTTCCGCAAAGAAGCTGCACGTCTTCGCTGGTTCCGAGCACCCTTACGCTGCTCAGAAGCCTGAGACCTACGAGATCAAGAAGGTGGCCCAGTAA
- a CDS encoding dienelactone hydrolase family protein, with protein MADNLKKHLAKLSKRGPHRVLVGDLDYAGLPGKIYTPAEGNGVPGVAFGHDWLKPIKYYHQTLRHLASWGIAVAAPNTETGPMPDHRGLAADLESALQILAGVKLGAGNVTVSPGSLGMVGHGMGAGAAILASANREAVRAVGALYPAVTSPSSVDAAPAVKAPGLIIGSADIGMFDAGDASKVAANWGGEVAYRELKNGNQQGFSEDTLFKILVGLGRPQTSGQETARGLLTGFLLHQLDGERKYKAFSDPTAEAKKVTSYWGEELQKKAYPDDDSPLAFLNKNNS; from the coding sequence GTGGCTGACAATCTGAAAAAACACCTTGCAAAGCTCTCCAAGCGCGGACCGCACCGGGTACTGGTGGGTGACCTCGATTACGCCGGCCTGCCCGGCAAGATCTACACCCCCGCTGAGGGCAACGGCGTCCCCGGCGTAGCCTTCGGACACGACTGGCTGAAACCCATCAAGTACTATCATCAGACCCTGCGTCACCTGGCCAGCTGGGGTATCGCCGTGGCCGCCCCCAATACTGAAACCGGCCCCATGCCCGATCACCGTGGCCTGGCCGCCGATCTGGAATCCGCCCTGCAGATCCTGGCGGGCGTGAAACTCGGTGCCGGCAACGTGACCGTCAGCCCGGGAAGTCTGGGCATGGTCGGCCATGGCATGGGAGCAGGCGCCGCCATCCTCGCCTCCGCCAACCGTGAAGCCGTCCGCGCCGTGGGTGCTCTCTACCCGGCAGTGACCTCCCCGTCCTCCGTGGATGCCGCACCAGCGGTGAAGGCCCCCGGCCTGATCATCGGTAGTGCGGACATCGGCATGTTTGATGCCGGTGATGCCTCCAAGGTCGCCGCCAACTGGGGTGGCGAGGTCGCCTACCGCGAGTTGAAGAATGGAAACCAGCAGGGATTCTCCGAAGACACCCTGTTTAAGATTCTGGTCGGTCTCGGCCGACCCCAGACCTCCGGTCAGGAAACAGCCCGGGGATTACTCACCGGGTTCCTCCTCCACCAGCTCGATGGTGAGCGCAAGTACAAGGCGTTCTCCGACCCCACCGCTGAGGCGAAGAAGGTCACTTCCTACTGGGGTGAGGAGCTTCAGAAGAAGGCCTACCCTGATGATGACTCCCCGCTTGCGTTCCTGAATAAGAACAACAGCTAG
- the glmM gene encoding phosphoglucosamine mutase, translating to MTRLFGTDGVRGLANEALTAPLALKLGAAAAHVLTAGNRSTGRRPVAIVGRDPRVSGEMLAAALAAGMASRGVDVLRVGVIPTPGVAFLTDDYGADMGVMISASHNPMPDNGIKFFSAGGHKLPDEIEDEIERVMDDLPEEGPTGHGIGRVIEEAPDAQDRYLQHLADAVSTSIKGITVVVDAANGAASEVAPKAYEAAGATVITIHDQPNAYNINEKCGSTHMDQVQAAVLEHGADLGLAHDGDADRCLAVDKDGNIVDGDQIMAILAIAMKENSELRKNTLVATVMSNLGLKLAMEKAGINLRTTKVGDRYVLADLNAGGFALGGEQSGHIVLPDHGTTGDGTLTGLALMARMADTGQSLAELAAAMTVLPQVLINVPVSDKSCIMNDTNVQSSIAAAENELGETGRVLLRASGTEELFRVMVEAADEEQARRVAGRLAAVVAEV from the coding sequence ATGACTCGACTTTTTGGAACAGACGGCGTTCGCGGTCTTGCGAATGAAGCCCTCACCGCCCCGCTTGCCCTCAAACTGGGTGCAGCAGCTGCCCATGTCTTAACGGCGGGCAATCGGAGCACCGGCCGTCGGCCCGTGGCTATCGTGGGCCGGGACCCGCGCGTCTCCGGTGAGATGCTCGCCGCCGCGCTCGCTGCCGGTATGGCCAGCCGTGGCGTGGATGTTCTCCGGGTCGGTGTGATCCCCACCCCGGGTGTCGCATTCCTCACCGATGATTATGGTGCGGACATGGGTGTCATGATCTCTGCATCCCACAACCCGATGCCGGACAACGGAATCAAGTTCTTCTCTGCCGGCGGACACAAGCTTCCCGATGAGATCGAGGATGAGATCGAGCGCGTCATGGATGATCTCCCCGAGGAAGGCCCCACCGGACATGGCATCGGACGCGTCATCGAGGAAGCCCCGGATGCACAGGACCGCTACCTGCAGCACCTGGCCGATGCGGTATCCACCAGCATCAAGGGGATCACCGTGGTGGTGGACGCCGCCAACGGTGCTGCCAGCGAGGTCGCACCCAAGGCCTATGAAGCTGCGGGTGCCACAGTGATTACCATCCACGACCAGCCGAATGCCTACAATATCAATGAAAAGTGTGGCTCCACCCACATGGACCAGGTCCAGGCAGCGGTCCTGGAACACGGTGCTGATCTGGGTCTCGCCCATGATGGCGACGCCGACCGTTGTCTCGCGGTGGACAAGGACGGCAACATCGTCGACGGTGACCAGATCATGGCCATCCTGGCGATCGCCATGAAGGAGAACTCCGAGCTCCGCAAGAACACCCTGGTGGCCACGGTTATGTCCAACCTGGGTCTGAAGCTTGCCATGGAGAAGGCCGGCATCAATCTGCGCACCACCAAGGTCGGCGACCGCTATGTCCTGGCTGACCTCAACGCGGGTGGTTTCGCTCTCGGTGGTGAGCAGTCCGGCCACATCGTGCTCCCGGATCACGGCACCACCGGTGATGGCACCCTGACCGGCCTGGCACTGATGGCGCGCATGGCGGATACCGGACAGTCCCTGGCTGAACTGGCGGCGGCCATGACCGTTCTGCCGCAGGTTCTCATCAACGTCCCCGTGTCTGACAAATCCTGCATCATGAACGACACCAACGTTCAGTCCTCCATCGCGGCCGCGGAGAATGAGCTGGGTGAGACCGGTCGCGTGCTGCTGCGTGCCTCCGGCACCGAGGAACTGTTCCGCGTCATGGTTGAGGCAGCAGACGAGGAGCAGGCACGCCGCGTCGCTGGCCGTCTCGCGGCGGTGGTCGCTGAGGTTTAA
- the eccCa gene encoding type VII secretion protein EccCa — MGWSERDPAPPLPTAPLVAEPVPPAERPTPKPLIKVLLPVIMVAAVLAMVALMVMMSGRINPMVMIFPLMMIMSMAMMFTPPEGQDTDETRRTYMRHLVALRKQALDHAQAQRHHELHRHPEPATLWAQLGSRRMWERSTPDQDCLEIRFGLGTTSLQPGIEVQDSGAPEDLDPVCAVSLRHTVRAVGSVQGMPVAVQLQAFRFLGLNGPGAHDLARAIVVQLLYHHGPETVSVTARGSTPGDEGWEWLKWVPHSRDPDAAAHRILIVDSELTNGTEEFIDDPQWTCIINVGALTSTELGRRAEEEGLLLHVDSELNVFTAQGVETLGTPDAVTHSTAATFGRMLTAYRRAGTSEARVSGELLPLLGIPDHTHLNPETLWPDQTGQAGHAGQSGLRKNPRTRLTVPLGLTDQGTPMILDLKESAHGGMGPHGLCIGATGSGKSELLRTLVSGLILTHSPAELNLVLVDFKGGATFLGFETLPHTSAVITNLEEESILVERMHDAISGEMNRRQEQLRRAGGFANVDEYNTAAPTDGHDPMPALLIVLDEFSELLGQHPDFADLFVAVGRLGRSLHIHLLLSSQRLEEGRLRGLDSHLSYRIGLKTFSATESRQVLGITDAYHLPAQPGAGYLKSTADTVTRFQASYVSGPVSHQVELTDAPQQVRPFTGWEADPGTVVIQQGETTLIDAVVTASTTAATARGLRAHRIWLPPLPTEVSIGGVADPVGHLAAAVGIIDRPYHQRQDPLVVDFSPSGGSGHLVVCGGPQTGKSTALRSIVVSLAATHTTAEVRFYILDLSGTTLDHLSRLPHVAGVAHRSDPERVRRVLDEVTALIDTPEDRHTFLVVDGWQSIPQDFEDLFDSFVHIAAHGLASRVHLILSTQRWSSIRPAIRDLIPGRVELKLGEAMDSVIDRKAQLRIPSAPGRGLNLQGEQILIANSTAQDIAHVSTRATEIGQEPVPRLTILPTDITLHELAPTAAPGIPLARGGMELSTLTWDPDTNRHLVAFGSQGCGKTTLIRTIVAGLSILGREQIRMVVMDFRRAHLGMLDESMVAAYCATSTAAQATVTDMVTTLSGRLPGPDVTPAQLRQRSWWTGPDIYLIIDDYDLLPAGLLHPLKDIMPHARDVGLHVVLTRKSGGVSRALYDPVLTEIKDQSPQVLLFDSDREEGSVLGLKPSAQPPGRAQISIRGTRVGVCQVARIGGEQQ, encoded by the coding sequence ATGGGCTGGTCTGAGCGTGATCCCGCGCCACCGCTGCCCACGGCACCGCTGGTTGCTGAGCCGGTGCCACCCGCAGAAAGGCCCACCCCCAAACCGTTGATCAAGGTGCTGCTCCCGGTGATCATGGTGGCGGCGGTGCTGGCGATGGTGGCGCTCATGGTGATGATGAGCGGTCGTATCAACCCGATGGTGATGATCTTCCCGTTGATGATGATCATGTCCATGGCCATGATGTTCACCCCACCGGAGGGGCAGGATACGGATGAGACACGTCGGACCTATATGCGTCACCTGGTGGCATTGCGCAAACAGGCATTGGATCATGCCCAGGCGCAGCGCCACCATGAGCTACACCGGCACCCGGAACCGGCGACGCTGTGGGCACAACTGGGATCGCGGAGGATGTGGGAGCGTTCCACCCCGGACCAGGACTGTCTGGAGATCCGTTTCGGTCTGGGCACCACCAGCCTGCAACCAGGGATCGAGGTGCAGGATTCCGGTGCGCCGGAGGACCTGGATCCCGTGTGTGCGGTGTCCCTGCGACACACGGTGCGGGCGGTGGGGTCGGTGCAGGGGATGCCGGTGGCGGTGCAGCTGCAGGCGTTCAGGTTCCTCGGCCTCAACGGGCCGGGTGCCCATGACCTTGCCCGCGCGATTGTGGTGCAGTTGCTGTATCACCACGGTCCTGAAACAGTCAGTGTCACCGCCCGTGGCAGCACACCGGGGGATGAGGGGTGGGAATGGTTGAAGTGGGTTCCACACTCCAGGGATCCGGACGCCGCCGCGCACCGCATCCTCATCGTGGACTCTGAGCTGACCAACGGCACCGAGGAGTTCATTGATGATCCACAGTGGACGTGCATCATCAACGTCGGGGCTTTAACGAGCACCGAACTGGGCCGGCGCGCAGAGGAGGAGGGGTTGCTGCTGCATGTGGATTCAGAACTCAACGTGTTCACCGCCCAGGGGGTTGAGACCCTCGGCACCCCGGACGCGGTCACCCACTCCACGGCGGCCACCTTCGGAAGGATGCTCACCGCCTACCGCCGAGCCGGAACCAGCGAGGCCCGAGTCTCCGGTGAACTTCTTCCCCTGCTGGGCATCCCCGACCACACCCACCTCAACCCGGAGACACTCTGGCCTGATCAGACCGGGCAGGCGGGACACGCGGGTCAATCGGGCCTCCGGAAGAACCCGCGAACCCGACTGACTGTGCCGCTGGGCCTGACAGATCAGGGCACACCCATGATCCTGGACCTCAAGGAATCCGCGCACGGCGGCATGGGCCCGCACGGGCTGTGCATCGGCGCCACCGGAAGTGGCAAATCTGAGCTGCTGCGCACATTGGTGTCCGGCCTGATTCTCACCCATTCGCCTGCGGAGCTCAACCTGGTGCTGGTGGATTTCAAGGGTGGCGCCACCTTTTTAGGGTTTGAGACATTGCCCCATACCTCGGCGGTGATCACCAACCTGGAGGAGGAATCCATTCTGGTGGAGCGCATGCACGATGCCATCAGTGGGGAGATGAACCGCCGGCAGGAACAGCTTCGGCGCGCCGGGGGGTTTGCCAATGTGGATGAGTACAACACCGCCGCGCCCACCGATGGTCATGACCCGATGCCGGCGCTGCTCATTGTGCTGGATGAGTTCTCCGAACTGCTGGGGCAGCACCCGGATTTCGCGGATCTGTTTGTCGCGGTCGGCAGGCTCGGTCGTTCGCTTCACATCCATCTGCTGCTGTCCAGCCAGCGACTGGAGGAGGGACGTCTGCGTGGTCTGGACTCCCACCTGTCCTACCGGATCGGTCTCAAGACCTTCTCCGCCACCGAATCCCGCCAGGTTCTGGGCATCACGGATGCCTATCATCTGCCTGCGCAACCGGGGGCGGGTTATTTGAAGTCCACAGCCGACACGGTCACCCGTTTCCAGGCCAGCTATGTCTCCGGTCCGGTGAGTCACCAGGTTGAACTCACCGATGCGCCCCAGCAGGTGCGCCCGTTCACAGGCTGGGAGGCTGACCCGGGCACCGTTGTGATCCAGCAGGGTGAAACCACGCTTATCGACGCCGTGGTCACCGCCTCAACCACCGCTGCCACAGCGCGCGGGTTGCGCGCCCACCGCATCTGGCTGCCACCGCTGCCCACCGAGGTGTCCATCGGTGGGGTTGCTGATCCCGTGGGGCATCTGGCCGCGGCGGTCGGTATCATCGACCGCCCCTACCATCAGCGCCAGGACCCGCTGGTGGTGGACTTTTCACCGTCCGGTGGATCCGGACACCTGGTGGTGTGTGGTGGCCCGCAGACCGGTAAATCCACCGCCCTGCGCAGCATCGTCGTCTCCCTCGCCGCCACCCACACCACAGCTGAAGTGCGTTTCTACATCCTTGATCTGTCCGGCACCACCCTGGATCATCTGAGCCGACTTCCGCATGTCGCCGGGGTCGCACACCGCAGCGACCCGGAGCGGGTGCGGCGAGTACTCGATGAGGTCACCGCGCTCATCGACACCCCGGAGGACCGGCACACCTTTTTGGTGGTGGATGGTTGGCAGAGCATTCCCCAGGATTTCGAGGACCTCTTCGACTCCTTCGTCCACATCGCAGCCCACGGACTGGCCTCCCGGGTTCATCTGATTTTAAGCACCCAACGGTGGAGTTCGATCCGACCGGCGATCAGGGATCTGATACCGGGCCGGGTGGAGTTGAAACTGGGGGAGGCCATGGATTCCGTCATTGACCGGAAGGCACAACTGCGGATCCCCTCGGCGCCGGGCAGGGGATTGAACCTTCAGGGCGAGCAGATCCTCATCGCAAACTCCACCGCCCAGGACATCGCCCATGTGAGTACCCGGGCCACGGAGATCGGACAGGAACCAGTGCCCAGACTCACCATCCTGCCCACTGACATCACCCTGCACGAACTGGCTCCCACCGCTGCGCCGGGTATTCCACTGGCACGAGGTGGCATGGAATTGTCCACCCTCACCTGGGATCCGGACACCAACAGACACCTCGTGGCCTTCGGGTCGCAGGGATGTGGCAAAACCACCCTCATCCGCACCATCGTGGCGGGGCTGAGCATTCTGGGCAGGGAACAGATCCGGATGGTGGTGATGGATTTCCGGCGTGCTCACCTGGGCATGTTGGATGAGTCCATGGTGGCTGCCTACTGCGCCACCTCCACCGCGGCGCAGGCGACAGTGACGGACATGGTGACCACCCTCAGCGGGCGCCTGCCCGGCCCCGATGTCACCCCGGCGCAGCTCAGACAACGATCCTGGTGGACCGGGCCGGACATCTACCTGATCATTGATGATTATGACCTGCTGCCCGCCGGTCTGTTGCACCCGTTGAAGGACATCATGCCCCACGCCCGTGATGTGGGACTGCATGTGGTGCTCACCCGGAAATCAGGTGGTGTCTCCCGTGCACTCTATGACCCGGTGCTCACCGAGATCAAGGATCAATCACCCCAGGTCCTGTTGTTTGATTCAGACCGGGAGGAAGGGTCAGTTCTCGGACTCAAACCTTCAGCGCAGCCACCGGGACGTGCCCAGATCAGTATCCGGGGGACCCGGGTGGGGGTCTGCCAGGTGGCACGGATCGGAGGGGAACAACAATGA
- a CDS encoding WXG100 family type VII secretion target: MDMIRYEFGAIQGAATDINSTSGRINSLLDGLKQQLQPMVSTWEGDSAAAYAEAQLKWDNAAAELNTILATISQTVQQGAERMSDVNRQAAASWGG; the protein is encoded by the coding sequence ATGGACATGATCCGCTATGAATTCGGTGCCATCCAGGGTGCCGCCACCGATATCAATTCCACGTCGGGCCGCATCAATTCTCTGTTGGATGGCCTGAAGCAGCAGCTGCAGCCGATGGTCTCCACATGGGAGGGCGATTCGGCCGCAGCTTATGCCGAGGCGCAGCTGAAGTGGGATAACGCCGCAGCAGAACTCAACACCATCCTGGCCACCATCTCCCAGACCGTCCAGCAGGGAGCCGAGCGCATGAGTGACGTTAACCGGCAGGCTGCAGCCAGCTGGGGAGGATAG